In a genomic window of Wyeomyia smithii strain HCP4-BCI-WySm-NY-G18 chromosome 1, ASM2978416v1, whole genome shotgun sequence:
- the LOC129718533 gene encoding uncharacterized protein LOC129718533: MKSLSILLTCAVCAFAFPEPPRGRIALPAKQLQLPEHEYGAPKTEYGPPAQEYGPPTPVYGPPAAEYGPPPKLVTKNVYVHVPPEEPTEITRSPVLEAPIPKKHYKIIFIKAPAPPAPIQQQIPPQPQDEHKTLVYVLVKKPEDPAPLEIPQPEPTEPSKPEVYFIKYKTNENKEPAKTYGPPANAYGPPSPPSGPARYRQF, translated from the coding sequence ATCCTCCTGACGTGCGCTGTATGCGCATTTGCTTTCCCGGAGCCCCCACGCGGTCGCATTGCTCTGCCGGCCAAGCAGTTGCAGCTACCGGAACATGAGTACGGAGCCCCGAAGACCGAATACGGTCCACCAGCGCAAGAGTACGGACCACCGACTCCTGTCTATGGACCCCCAGCAGCCGAATACGGTCCTCCACCGAAGCTGGTAACTAAGAATGTCTACGTCCACGTTCCACCGGAGGAACCCACCGAGATCACTCGAAGCCCGGTGCTGGAAGCTCCCATTCCCAAGAAACACTACAAGATTATCTTTATCAAAGCTCCGGCTCCTCCTGCACCAATCCAGCAACAAATTCCGCCCCAACCACAAGACGAACACAAGACCTTGGTGTATGTGTTGGTGAAGAAACCCGAGGATCCTGCACCGTTGGAAATTCCGCAACCAGAGCCTACCGAACCTAGCAAGCCGGAAGTCTACTTCATTAAGTATAAAACCAACGAAAACAAAGAGCCAGCCAAAACTTACGGCCCTCCTGCCAACGCCTACGGCCCTCCATCGCCCCCATCCGGACCTGCTAGATACCGGCAATTCTAA